One stretch of Akkermansia sp. RCC_12PD DNA includes these proteins:
- a CDS encoding M60 family metallopeptidase, with protein sequence MNVQLLSIVSAGRLTVLLAVLAVFFSGISPAEDYPALDVPADIALKVNKASSPQSPYSSGHSVNQAIDGSLESANWHAPGARHVEGEFELAEPSTLHYVSFSGANFNEVSLSVMTGSSWRKLGKFNLGGSRIVKFKTPLQKVQKIRMEVDYPEGTSPSFTVREVGFYQKPESGLNRQVLKVFKDTSCSSLNPKCTLADLKALPEFLQIVARKLKSGRYEDKEFRIASYRAYSHPEFAAKVRNINALNKFDNPTGIVAQEGDEILVFVGPTHGEDIALASVSPAGIESSAYPLDKGINKIKISRSGLLYVMYHTDISKPKRPITVHIPVGSGTVNGYFDVTRHTDKDWKRMIGKAPHSMFDIVGRYSMMILHTEYLRAYSPDSITKSVQTWDESVKAMWKIMGFDKYPQPHNNRQLGVSVGNGVHMFATWYYCGYSIGDNGNTMKNEVIAPGVLQGNRLWGIGHEIGHCYQHPFNWRSMSESSNNFFAQLILDQVANRINGNERATDMENPCKYLLEDVVKGKPFHDINGWAKWGFAQYSFYLYFHKLGINPEFYPVLFESLRRKPLAKQQYEVSEAHLAWYERVCNVSKTDFTEDFEIFNWFVPIDYKGNQYGEYSFKMTEEMARASKARIAAKRYPKPKFRIAFLHQHGKTVNLWGKNLHGSELNGYWTKYKENARLSSSVSATRKGSMIVVRNGENAAAFCVTTNGKVVGYYDRQQFDVSSVEWNDTSRVYAIPIQASEPYKLIYQAGKS encoded by the coding sequence ATGAATGTTCAACTCCTATCCATTGTTTCCGCAGGCCGGCTGACGGTTCTGCTTGCCGTTCTGGCAGTATTCTTTTCAGGGATTTCCCCGGCTGAAGATTATCCTGCCCTGGATGTCCCCGCGGACATTGCGTTGAAGGTGAACAAGGCTTCCTCCCCCCAGTCCCCCTATTCTTCCGGCCATTCCGTGAACCAGGCGATAGACGGTTCCCTGGAGTCCGCCAACTGGCATGCGCCCGGTGCGAGGCACGTGGAGGGAGAGTTTGAGCTTGCTGAACCGTCCACCCTTCATTACGTGTCTTTCTCCGGAGCCAATTTCAACGAAGTGTCCCTTTCTGTCATGACGGGATCCTCCTGGCGGAAGCTCGGCAAGTTCAATCTGGGCGGTTCCAGGATCGTCAAATTCAAGACACCGCTCCAGAAGGTGCAGAAAATCAGGATGGAGGTGGATTATCCGGAAGGGACGTCTCCTTCATTCACTGTGCGGGAAGTAGGTTTTTACCAGAAACCTGAATCCGGCCTCAACCGGCAAGTGCTGAAAGTATTCAAAGACACGTCCTGTTCCTCCCTGAATCCCAAGTGCACGCTGGCGGATCTCAAGGCATTGCCGGAGTTTCTCCAGATAGTGGCGCGAAAGCTGAAATCCGGACGATATGAGGACAAGGAATTCCGCATCGCTTCCTACAGGGCTTACAGCCATCCCGAATTTGCTGCGAAAGTAAGAAACATCAACGCATTGAATAAATTTGACAATCCTACCGGGATCGTAGCGCAGGAAGGGGATGAAATTCTGGTGTTCGTCGGGCCCACGCATGGGGAAGACATTGCCCTGGCTTCCGTTTCCCCGGCGGGAATAGAATCCTCCGCCTATCCTCTTGACAAAGGAATCAACAAGATCAAAATTTCCCGTTCAGGGCTGCTGTATGTGATGTACCATACAGATATCAGCAAGCCCAAGCGACCCATAACCGTCCATATTCCCGTAGGCAGCGGAACGGTGAACGGGTATTTTGATGTCACCAGGCATACGGACAAGGACTGGAAACGGATGATCGGCAAGGCTCCCCACAGCATGTTTGACATCGTGGGGCGTTATTCCATGATGATTCTTCATACGGAATACCTCAGGGCCTACAGTCCGGATTCCATTACGAAGTCCGTCCAGACATGGGATGAAAGCGTCAAGGCCATGTGGAAGATCATGGGCTTTGACAAATATCCCCAGCCGCACAATAACCGTCAGCTTGGCGTCTCCGTGGGCAACGGCGTCCACATGTTCGCCACCTGGTATTATTGCGGCTACAGCATCGGTGATAACGGCAACACGATGAAGAATGAAGTGATAGCGCCCGGCGTGCTTCAGGGAAACCGCCTCTGGGGGATAGGCCATGAAATCGGTCACTGCTACCAGCATCCGTTCAATTGGCGCAGTATGTCGGAAAGCTCCAACAATTTCTTCGCGCAACTGATTCTGGACCAGGTGGCCAACCGGATCAATGGCAACGAACGGGCCACGGATATGGAGAATCCCTGCAAGTACCTGCTGGAGGACGTCGTGAAGGGAAAGCCCTTTCACGATATCAATGGATGGGCGAAATGGGGCTTTGCCCAATATTCCTTCTACCTGTACTTCCACAAGCTGGGGATCAATCCGGAATTTTATCCCGTCCTGTTCGAGTCATTGCGGCGCAAGCCTCTTGCCAAACAGCAGTATGAGGTTTCTGAAGCCCATTTGGCGTGGTATGAACGCGTTTGCAATGTCTCCAAAACGGACTTCACGGAGGATTTCGAGATCTTCAACTGGTTTGTTCCCATCGACTATAAAGGGAACCAGTATGGGGAGTACAGTTTTAAGATGACGGAGGAAATGGCCCGCGCCTCCAAGGCGCGCATTGCCGCCAAGAGGTATCCCAAGCCGAAGTTCCGCATCGCTTTCCTGCACCAGCACGGGAAGACGGTGAATTTATGGGGAAAGAACCTGCACGGTTCCGAGCTCAATGGCTATTGGACCAAGTACAAGGAAAACGCCCGGCTCAGTTCTTCCGTTTCCGCCACCAGGAAAGGCAGCATGATCGTGGTCAGGAACGGGGAAAATGCCGCGGCTTTCTGCGTGACGACCAACGGCAAGGTGGTGGGGTATTACGATCGCCAGCAATTTGATGTTTCTTCAGTGGAATGGAATGATACCTCCAGGGTATATGCCATTCCGATCCAGGCCTCGGAACCCTACAAGCTAATTTACCAGGCCGGTAAATCCTAA
- a CDS encoding RtcB family protein produces MITINGKYTEARVFTDELEDLARTQIKDVCHHPAFEGSRVRIMPDVHAGAGCVIGFTAELKTDKVIPNLIGVDIGCGVLTARLNALPDFAEFDARLRERVPSGMHARSSVHQALLDDPELDEEIARICVDVLRTDKDRHRRSIGSLGGGNHFIEIAQGDRDTYLCIHSGSRNFGLKIAEYYQKLATATCPNEYLVQRKKGLCYLEGENTLNYMRDMKVAQRFAALNRRVMLHELMDNAEGLESFDTVHNYIAEDNIIRKGAVQASAGCKLIVPLNMRDGSVICIGKGNEEYNNSSPHGAGRKMSRKKAKSSISLEEFEASMQGIFSTCVSRATLDEAPMAYKDGNSVLDNIHETAEIVERIRPVYNFKSPEW; encoded by the coding sequence ATGATCACCATCAACGGAAAATACACGGAAGCCCGGGTGTTCACGGATGAACTGGAAGACCTGGCACGCACCCAGATCAAGGACGTTTGCCACCACCCCGCCTTTGAAGGAAGCCGGGTGCGCATCATGCCGGACGTCCACGCCGGGGCCGGCTGCGTGATCGGATTCACCGCGGAATTGAAAACGGACAAGGTGATTCCCAACCTGATCGGCGTGGACATCGGCTGCGGCGTACTCACGGCGCGTCTGAACGCTCTTCCGGATTTTGCCGAGTTTGACGCCCGTCTGCGCGAACGCGTACCGTCCGGCATGCACGCCCGTTCTTCAGTCCACCAGGCCCTGCTGGACGATCCTGAACTGGATGAAGAGATCGCCCGCATCTGCGTGGACGTTCTGAGGACGGACAAGGACAGGCACCGCCGTTCCATAGGTTCCCTGGGCGGCGGCAACCACTTCATTGAAATAGCACAGGGAGACCGGGACACCTACCTGTGCATCCACTCCGGATCCCGCAACTTCGGATTGAAAATAGCGGAATACTACCAGAAGCTGGCCACCGCCACATGCCCGAACGAATACCTGGTCCAGCGCAAGAAAGGGCTCTGCTACCTGGAGGGGGAAAACACGCTGAATTACATGCGGGACATGAAAGTAGCCCAGCGCTTTGCCGCACTGAACCGCCGCGTGATGCTGCACGAACTGATGGACAATGCAGAAGGACTGGAAAGCTTCGACACCGTCCACAACTACATCGCGGAAGACAACATCATCCGCAAGGGCGCTGTCCAGGCCTCCGCGGGCTGCAAGCTCATCGTGCCCCTGAACATGCGGGACGGCTCAGTCATCTGCATCGGCAAGGGGAATGAGGAATACAACAACTCGTCCCCGCACGGGGCAGGCCGTAAAATGTCCAGAAAGAAAGCCAAAAGCAGCATTTCCCTGGAAGAGTTCGAGGCCTCCATGCAGGGCATCTTCTCCACCTGCGTCTCCCGCGCCACGCTGGATGAAGCGCCCATGGCTTACAAGGACGGAAACAGCGTGCTGGACAACATCCATGAAACGGCGGAAATCGTGGAACGCATCCGCCCCGTGTACAACTTCAAGTCGCCTGAATGGTAG
- a CDS encoding LysR family transcriptional regulator, with product MFEHLFSERGLSLDRLKTLIEVARAGSIAAAARGDSARQSLYSRQIKELEEFFGVELTRRRGKVLVLTRSGWELVRRAHESLCLLDDFKSRSRNMPYRFTIGAGDSLHAWIAAPVLAEMQKRGLPWLFALQNLRNSDVPLRLQNMDVDFGIVRTSALAAEGLESRVIRSMDYALYVPEALAGKGASGTSADFPRLMETLPLATLAGGSGFYASLQRSCMEYGIDLRVQCETQSFPFAARMLKSGAFMAILPCMAEGELGKGFLKITHPALEGLARSISLAWNPRLLRVRPSAGKVIEAFAVSRQV from the coding sequence ATGTTTGAGCATCTTTTTTCCGAACGCGGATTATCCCTGGACCGATTGAAGACCCTGATTGAAGTTGCCCGGGCGGGCAGCATTGCCGCAGCTGCCCGCGGCGACAGTGCACGGCAGAGTCTGTATTCCCGGCAGATCAAGGAGCTGGAGGAGTTTTTCGGCGTAGAATTGACGCGCCGCCGCGGAAAGGTGCTGGTGCTCACCCGCTCCGGGTGGGAGCTGGTAAGGCGCGCCCATGAGAGCCTGTGCCTGCTGGACGATTTTAAGAGCCGCAGCCGGAACATGCCGTACCGCTTCACGATCGGGGCCGGCGACAGCCTTCACGCGTGGATTGCGGCGCCCGTGCTGGCGGAGATGCAGAAGCGCGGATTGCCCTGGCTGTTTGCCCTGCAAAACCTGCGCAACAGCGACGTTCCTCTCAGGCTCCAGAATATGGATGTGGACTTCGGCATTGTCCGCACCAGCGCGCTGGCGGCGGAAGGACTGGAAAGCCGGGTGATCCGGTCCATGGACTATGCGCTGTATGTTCCTGAGGCGCTGGCAGGGAAGGGGGCAAGCGGGACGTCCGCGGATTTTCCCCGTCTGATGGAAACGTTGCCTCTGGCAACATTGGCCGGCGGTTCAGGGTTTTATGCCTCCCTGCAACGGAGCTGCATGGAATATGGAATAGACCTGCGGGTGCAGTGTGAAACACAGTCGTTCCCCTTTGCGGCTCGCATGTTGAAAAGCGGCGCCTTCATGGCAATTCTGCCCTGCATGGCGGAGGGGGAATTGGGAAAGGGTTTTCTCAAGATCACCCATCCCGCGCTGGAGGGCCTGGCCCGCAGCATTTCCCTGGCCTGGAATCCGCGGCTGCTGCGCGTACGGCCTTCCGCCGGAAAAGTGATCGAGGCCTTTGCCGTTTCGAGACAGGTCTGA